A single genomic interval of Spirosoma linguale DSM 74 harbors:
- a CDS encoding beta-lactamase (PFAM: beta-lactamase~KEGG: amc:MADE_01195 penicillin-binding protein) — protein sequence MRIASFLSLLLVFEVAHAQTLPSIPLKMDSLFKGYNQSAGPGCAVAIIQNGQVIFSKGYGMGNLEYTIPVTSKTVFDVASLAKQFTGFAISTLVQEGKITLSDDIRKYLPELPRFAQTITIGHLVHHTSGIRDWPEALMAAGWRYSELCSFQDIMHMVKNQRELDFVPGTEESYSNSGYNILAALVEKVSGQTFPAWTSEHIFKPLQMTSTLFLDDNGRVIPNLAYSYYSNQDIFLKSTDVLTAYGSSSLYTSLEDMAKWVIHFQQALETKDPVFIRMLDTGKLNNGEKVSYGFGLETGTYNGYSTIVHTGAWAGYRTIIRNFPDEKLSVIILSNGDDNSINNQYMAKVVSLFLTDKTKPSTPVPTITSVKVNPERLKKYVGLYKWRPGEVHISLEKDTIRFQFIGEDSYPTIALNDSTFMLTVAGLPIVFHQSKGGAVNSFTFKDRLGKKFTPHSASADELKTYVGTYFSQELQAEYTVGIQANKLVVRHFRRGDFPMSSNMKDEFTGDLGVVRFIRNNRQQVRGFNLSGERVRNIYFDKKH from the coding sequence ATGAGAATTGCGTCTTTTTTAAGTCTACTTTTAGTTTTCGAGGTCGCCCACGCTCAAACGCTACCATCCATACCCTTAAAGATGGATTCCCTATTTAAGGGCTACAATCAATCTGCTGGACCCGGTTGCGCCGTGGCAATTATACAAAACGGCCAAGTTATCTTTAGTAAGGGGTATGGAATGGGCAATCTGGAGTATACTATTCCCGTCACGTCGAAAACCGTATTTGATGTGGCTTCCTTAGCGAAGCAGTTTACCGGGTTTGCCATTTCTACCTTAGTGCAGGAAGGGAAGATAACGTTAAGTGATGACATTAGAAAATACTTACCCGAATTGCCAAGATTCGCTCAGACCATTACGATCGGTCATTTAGTGCACCATACGAGCGGAATTAGAGATTGGCCGGAAGCCTTGATGGCCGCAGGCTGGCGATACAGCGAACTGTGTTCCTTTCAGGATATTATGCATATGGTCAAAAATCAGCGGGAACTAGATTTTGTACCAGGAACAGAAGAGTCATATTCTAATTCAGGCTATAATATTTTAGCCGCCTTGGTGGAAAAGGTGAGTGGTCAGACTTTCCCAGCATGGACCAGCGAACACATTTTTAAACCGCTGCAAATGACCAGTACTCTTTTTTTGGATGACAATGGGCGAGTAATTCCAAACCTAGCTTATTCCTATTACAGTAATCAGGATATATTCTTAAAGAGTACCGATGTACTGACGGCTTACGGATCGAGCTCGTTGTATACAAGTTTAGAGGATATGGCTAAGTGGGTCATTCATTTTCAACAGGCTTTAGAAACTAAGGACCCAGTTTTTATCCGCATGTTGGATACCGGTAAGCTTAATAATGGAGAAAAGGTAAGTTATGGATTTGGCCTGGAAACAGGGACGTATAATGGGTATTCAACTATTGTGCATACGGGTGCTTGGGCTGGTTATCGGACCATTATTAGGAATTTCCCGGATGAGAAACTCTCCGTCATTATCCTAAGCAATGGTGATGATAATAGCATCAATAATCAGTACATGGCAAAAGTGGTTAGTCTGTTTCTAACCGACAAAACGAAGCCATCCACCCCTGTACCAACGATTACCAGTGTAAAAGTTAATCCGGAACGATTGAAAAAATATGTAGGTCTGTATAAGTGGCGGCCAGGAGAGGTACATATTAGTTTAGAAAAAGACACCATAAGATTCCAGTTCATCGGAGAAGATAGCTATCCAACCATTGCCCTCAATGATAGTACGTTTATGTTGACTGTAGCAGGTTTGCCAATAGTTTTTCATCAGAGTAAAGGCGGGGCTGTCAATTCATTCACGTTCAAGGACCGTTTAGGGAAAAAATTCACCCCTCACTCGGCTTCAGCAGACGAGTTGAAGACCTATGTAGGAACCTACTTTAGTCAAGAATTACAGGCGGAATACACGGTTGGTATCCAAGCTAATAAATTAGTCGTTCGCCATTTTCGTCGAGGTGATTTCCCCATGTCTTCCAATATGAAAGATGAATTTACGGGCGATTTAGGAGTTGTACGTTTTATAAGAAACAACAGGCAACAGGTACGAGGATTTAACTTATCAGGCGAACGTGTCAGGAACATATATTTTGACAAAAAGCACTAA
- a CDS encoding IstB domain protein ATP-binding protein (PFAM: IstB domain protein ATP-binding protein~KEGG: tau:Tola_2684 IstB domain protein ATP-binding protein), which produces MNNQATLDRLRDLKLVGMYQAFETLLRLPLHQQPPADELLAQLTEAEHEYRQHRRTQMAIRAARFRYQASLEELHYGPGRNLDKTLVLRLADCRFIDRAENIFLTGSTGCGKSYVASALGYQACQLGYRVGYHNLIRLIQRLQLAKADGSYQREMSRLERQHLLILDDWGLQPLDQNGRLALLQIMEDRHGKAATIITSQLPVSKWHEYIDDPTLADAILDRLTHKAHRMELKGESMRRKQSLAAEK; this is translated from the coding sequence ATGAATAACCAAGCGACACTTGACCGACTACGGGACCTTAAACTGGTGGGCATGTATCAGGCCTTCGAGACCCTGCTTCGCCTACCCCTTCACCAGCAACCGCCTGCCGACGAACTGCTGGCCCAGCTTACTGAAGCTGAACATGAGTACCGTCAACACCGACGCACCCAGATGGCCATCCGGGCGGCCCGCTTTCGCTATCAGGCCTCGCTGGAAGAGTTGCACTACGGCCCTGGCCGCAACCTGGATAAGACGCTGGTGCTTCGTTTGGCCGACTGCCGCTTCATCGATCGAGCCGAGAATATCTTCCTGACGGGATCAACTGGCTGCGGCAAAAGTTACGTGGCTTCGGCCCTGGGCTATCAGGCCTGTCAGCTGGGGTATCGGGTGGGTTATCACAATCTGATCCGGCTCATACAGCGACTGCAACTGGCTAAAGCCGACGGCTCCTACCAGCGGGAGATGAGTCGTCTGGAGCGGCAACACCTGCTCATTCTGGATGACTGGGGCTTACAACCCCTTGATCAGAATGGCCGATTGGCCCTGTTACAGATCATGGAGGACCGGCATGGCAAGGCCGCTACGATCATCACCTCGCAACTGCCGGTGAGTAAATGGCACGAATACATCGACGATCCTACCTTGGCCGATGCCATCCTGGACCGGCTAACTCACAAGGCTCATCGGATGGAGTTGAAGGGTGAATCGATGCGACGCAAGCAAAGTCTTGCGGCTGAGAAATAA
- a CDS encoding Integrase catalytic region (PFAM: Integrase catalytic region~KEGG: maq:Maqu_3180 integrase catalytic subunit): MANQRLPMHLLRQILLLQQQHKSIRDIARSLGLARNTVRGYLRMLPDPATLSLPQLSDQQLDELVQSRPPAPSPDAPLTILQQRFAQIDRELTRPGVTRYSLWLDYKAEHPNGYQYTQFCHYYQLWSQRQQTSMHIEHKAGDKLFVDFAGKRLSLVDQTTGEVRPVEFFVAVLGCSQLTYAQVVATQRKEDFITALQNALHYFGGVPAAIVPDNLKAAVIRSDRYEPQINETLADFALHYQTTILPARSGKPRDKALVEGAVNILYRRIYAPLRNEVFHRLDDLNAAIRPLLDAHNQMRFQNRGHSRQSQFEERERMHLMGLPNTAYLIKHYAGSRVQKNGHVLLSEDKHYYSVPYRYIGQWVRLIYTASSVEVYCQHQRIATHQRLQGQYHYSTLKEHLPPAHQWISDWSPETFVRRADRIGPQTRQAVEAILTSRAHPEQAYKSCQGVLSLEKKVGRERLERACQRALCYQSVSYKVIRSIIERGLDTLSDASPVSSVPSHENIRGASAYQ; this comes from the coding sequence ATGGCCAACCAGCGTCTTCCTATGCACCTACTCCGTCAGATTCTGCTTCTCCAGCAGCAACATAAGTCTATCCGGGATATTGCCCGTTCGCTAGGCCTGGCTCGCAATACCGTCCGGGGCTACCTGCGCATGCTTCCCGATCCGGCAACGCTTTCCCTCCCGCAACTCTCCGACCAACAGTTGGATGAGCTGGTACAAAGTCGTCCGCCTGCGCCCTCACCCGACGCCCCCCTAACTATTCTTCAACAACGATTCGCTCAGATTGACCGCGAACTGACCCGACCCGGCGTTACCCGGTATAGTCTTTGGCTGGATTACAAAGCCGAACATCCCAACGGCTATCAGTATACGCAGTTCTGCCACTATTATCAGCTTTGGAGCCAGCGGCAGCAGACCAGCATGCACATTGAGCACAAAGCGGGCGACAAACTCTTCGTCGACTTTGCGGGCAAGCGGCTCTCGCTGGTCGACCAGACAACAGGGGAGGTTAGGCCGGTCGAGTTCTTCGTGGCCGTGCTGGGTTGCAGTCAGCTCACTTACGCCCAGGTAGTGGCTACTCAGCGCAAGGAGGACTTCATCACCGCCCTGCAAAACGCCCTGCATTACTTCGGGGGCGTACCAGCGGCCATCGTGCCCGATAACCTCAAAGCGGCTGTGATTCGCTCGGATCGCTATGAACCCCAGATCAATGAGACGCTGGCTGACTTTGCGCTCCATTATCAAACGACGATCCTGCCGGCCCGGAGCGGTAAGCCCCGCGACAAAGCTCTGGTCGAAGGAGCCGTCAACATCCTCTATCGACGCATCTACGCTCCCCTGCGCAATGAGGTCTTTCATCGACTTGACGATCTCAATGCGGCTATCCGCCCCTTACTCGACGCCCACAACCAAATGCGCTTTCAGAACCGGGGCCATAGTCGGCAGTCGCAGTTCGAGGAGCGGGAGCGAATGCACTTGATGGGGTTGCCCAACACGGCTTATCTCATCAAACACTATGCGGGGAGCCGGGTTCAGAAAAACGGCCATGTACTGCTGTCAGAAGACAAGCATTATTACAGCGTACCCTATCGCTACATCGGCCAGTGGGTACGGCTGATCTACACGGCGTCAAGCGTTGAAGTCTACTGCCAGCACCAGCGTATTGCGACTCACCAGCGATTACAGGGACAGTACCATTACTCGACACTCAAAGAGCATTTGCCCCCAGCCCATCAGTGGATCAGTGACTGGAGCCCGGAGACGTTCGTCCGTCGGGCCGACCGCATTGGCCCCCAAACCCGGCAGGCCGTCGAAGCCATCCTAACGAGCCGGGCGCATCCCGAACAGGCTTATAAGTCGTGCCAGGGTGTACTAAGTCTGGAAAAGAAAGTGGGTAGAGAACGTCTGGAGCGGGCCTGCCAACGGGCGTTGTGCTACCAGAGCGTGAGCTACAAAGTCATCCGATCCATCATCGAACGCGGGCTGGATACGCTCTCCGATGCCAGTCCTGTCAGCTCAGTACCCAGCCATGAAAACATCCGGGGCGCATCAGCCTACCAGTAA
- a CDS encoding hypothetical protein (KEGG: aav:Aave_4008 YD repeat-containing protein) yields MLGRYVVSAARLVAARPAAAARPAAAARPAAAARPAVAARPAVATARPGVVRVPRRPFSTFKVVGLAATVAVAGVILDRPGYHYYKVKTLICSIDPDDNPEHLVELVYQELIRYAAPGGKGIRSTEKGTRVKVTFLGDVISTANPIDKSITNQTQENHLLHNGKVTRKVVLEGNRIYIETIGEGNGAFPRINKILAKPLWDYIASDIKENLNKKGYNLNK; encoded by the coding sequence ATGTTAGGAAGATATGTAGTATCAGCAGCTAGATTAGTAGCAGCAAGACCAGCAGCAGCGGCAAGACCAGCAGCAGCGGCAAGACCAGCAGCAGCGGCAAGACCAGCAGTAGCGGCAAGACCAGCAGTAGCAACTGCAAGGCCAGGAGTTGTAAGAGTACCCAGAAGACCTTTTAGTACATTCAAAGTTGTAGGTCTGGCTGCCACTGTAGCAGTGGCTGGTGTAATACTTGACCGACCGGGATATCACTACTATAAAGTTAAGACACTTATCTGCTCTATAGATCCTGATGACAACCCTGAACACTTAGTGGAGTTGGTTTATCAGGAGTTAATTAGGTATGCGGCCCCTGGTGGTAAAGGTATAAGATCGACTGAGAAAGGAACACGTGTAAAGGTTACCTTTTTAGGAGACGTAATATCAACAGCTAATCCAATAGACAAGTCTATAACTAATCAAACGCAGGAAAATCACTTGCTACATAATGGGAAGGTTACACGTAAAGTGGTGCTTGAAGGTAATAGAATATATATTGAAACTATTGGGGAGGGGAATGGGGCTTTTCCTAGGATTAATAAGATTCTTGCTAAACCACTTTGGGATTACATAGCTAGTGATATTAAGGAAAATTTGAACAAAAAGGGGTATAATTTAAACAAATAG
- a CDS encoding conserved hypothetical protein (KEGG: dol:Dole_1128 hypothetical protein), giving the protein MEYISTIREISRAFNKYSVEYIFVGGVAVGFHGYVRPSMAANKQYVDKPDIDVWYNPSPANFFKILDAVEELGGNADGKITRLRNATTIDPTKAFIPFKFEDYTLDLLPSIKLPSRFWPCFKRCQTLVSEDVEIKYLSLEDLIADKETEPRDKDKVDIEQLKQILAKRS; this is encoded by the coding sequence ATGGAGTATATTAGTACCATTCGTGAGATTTCTCGTGCATTTAATAAATATTCTGTAGAATATATTTTTGTGGGCGGGGTCGCTGTAGGTTTTCATGGATATGTAAGACCCTCAATGGCAGCGAATAAGCAATATGTAGACAAGCCCGATATAGATGTTTGGTACAACCCAAGTCCTGCAAATTTTTTCAAGATACTTGATGCTGTTGAGGAGCTAGGTGGTAACGCGGATGGAAAGATAACAAGGCTTAGAAATGCCACTACTATCGATCCAACGAAAGCCTTTATACCATTTAAATTTGAGGATTACACCCTTGATCTCCTGCCAAGCATAAAACTTCCTTCAAGATTTTGGCCCTGTTTTAAAAGATGCCAAACCCTCGTGTCTGAGGATGTTGAAATCAAATATTTAAGCCTTGAAGATTTAATTGCCGACAAAGAAACCGAACCAAGAGATAAGGATAAGGTTGACATTGAACAGTTAAAACAAATCTTGGCTAAACGCTCATAG
- a CDS encoding protein of unknown function DUF214 (PFAM: protein of unknown function DUF214~KEGG: sde:Sde_0330 acetylornithine deacetylase ArgE): protein MLNNYVISAWRSLKRQKLASFINLLGLIVSVSSCVLIMVYVQHELSYDNYHLKADRIFQLTTQLTVDGKEDHTAWAPNFIGQQLKIDYPEVEEVIRLQANPGNISFKVASQLTNKAPRVLSLDQVYTVYDPAFLTVFTYPMLTGDPKTALARPGSVVITEQVARRLFGNDWNQRKEVVGQLLQSGGNTYQITGVLRDIPSNTDMPFQVLIAQKAESLEKQAWCTSYVVFKQAASSIDFSPKLAKVAEPIQADFAKRGGHIAFVLENLRDIHLGKPKLFDTPKANRSYLIIFSLVAGFLLLIASINYINLSLAQSVGRSREVGVRKAIGAARFQVLIQFLGESLLLTGLAIVLSMLLVILLLPVYNEITEMHFSLSSLMTWPMAGLLGAIFVIVGVLAGSYPAFYLASFEPVTALKGKLRLGGKSARLQMGQLLVVLQFTISITIIIGTLVVYKQLHYLQHKNLGFQGEQVLILDIPQQAVNSGAIASLKEALAGLAYVRGVTLIGSHSLPSQEMNLSAFNLEKDGKMLPLPQRSISVDENYLTLLSIPLIAGRNFVDARMRGEETGQVVHEVLVNEALVTKMGWKVEAAIGKDISQGPLGAETWRGRVVGVVKNFHFQSPQQPIEPMVLQNNAWQGPEKVLVGLSINALTDGLNLVENQWKRILPDHAFEVTFLDATFAQQYRQEQRLVTIFSYFSLLTIVVACLGLFGLSSFATAQRTKEVGVRKVMGAQSYSLVYLLSRQFLLLVGLSILLASPLAWFTMKRWLQDFAYHISIGCGEFVLAGGAAFLIASLTTSYHAIRLARTNPVRALRYE, encoded by the coding sequence ATGCTTAACAACTATGTCATAAGCGCCTGGCGCAGCTTAAAGCGCCAGAAACTGGCTTCATTCATTAATCTGCTGGGATTAATCGTCAGTGTGTCCAGTTGTGTGCTGATTATGGTGTATGTTCAGCATGAGTTGAGTTATGACAACTACCACCTTAAGGCCGACCGCATCTTCCAATTAACAACCCAATTAACCGTGGATGGAAAAGAAGACCATACGGCTTGGGCCCCTAATTTCATCGGCCAACAGCTAAAGATAGACTATCCGGAGGTCGAAGAGGTCATTCGACTGCAAGCCAATCCCGGCAACATTTCTTTCAAAGTAGCCTCTCAGCTAACTAATAAAGCGCCACGCGTACTTAGTCTGGATCAGGTATATACCGTGTATGATCCAGCCTTTTTAACTGTCTTTACCTATCCCATGTTAACAGGTGATCCGAAAACGGCTTTAGCCCGTCCCGGATCTGTCGTCATTACGGAACAGGTAGCCCGAAGGCTTTTTGGTAACGACTGGAACCAGAGGAAAGAGGTAGTTGGCCAACTACTCCAGTCAGGGGGGAACACTTATCAGATCACCGGCGTACTACGAGACATCCCATCCAATACGGATATGCCCTTCCAGGTACTCATTGCGCAAAAGGCGGAGAGTTTAGAAAAGCAGGCTTGGTGTACTAGCTACGTAGTATTTAAACAGGCGGCCAGCAGTATCGACTTTTCCCCAAAGCTGGCCAAGGTCGCCGAGCCCATTCAGGCTGACTTTGCCAAACGGGGTGGCCACATTGCCTTTGTCTTGGAAAACCTGAGGGATATTCACTTAGGGAAACCTAAACTCTTCGATACGCCCAAGGCCAATCGATCCTACTTAATTATCTTTTCCCTGGTAGCTGGGTTTCTGTTGCTGATTGCCTCGATCAATTATATCAATCTTTCCCTAGCTCAATCAGTCGGGCGAAGCCGGGAAGTGGGCGTTCGCAAAGCGATCGGAGCCGCTCGCTTCCAGGTCCTGATTCAATTTCTGGGCGAGTCCCTGTTGTTGACCGGCCTGGCCATCGTGCTCTCGATGCTACTGGTGATTCTACTGCTGCCCGTCTATAATGAAATAACGGAGATGCATTTCTCGCTTTCCTCTCTGATGACTTGGCCGATGGCTGGCCTGCTGGGCGCTATTTTTGTCATCGTTGGCGTTTTGGCCGGGAGCTATCCCGCCTTTTACTTGGCTTCTTTTGAGCCCGTAACGGCCTTAAAGGGCAAACTTCGGCTGGGAGGGAAATCTGCCCGATTACAAATGGGCCAGTTGCTGGTCGTACTTCAGTTTACCATTTCGATCACTATTATCATTGGTACACTGGTCGTCTATAAACAATTACACTATCTGCAACATAAGAATCTGGGCTTTCAAGGGGAACAGGTGCTGATATTGGATATTCCTCAGCAAGCCGTCAACAGCGGAGCCATAGCCTCACTCAAGGAAGCGCTTGCTGGCTTAGCCTATGTACGGGGGGTAACCCTAATCGGTTCCCATTCCCTGCCTAGCCAAGAGATGAACCTATCAGCATTCAATCTGGAAAAGGATGGCAAGATGCTACCATTGCCCCAACGCTCCATTAGCGTAGACGAAAACTACTTGACCCTATTAAGTATCCCCCTCATCGCCGGTAGGAATTTTGTCGATGCCCGGATGAGGGGTGAGGAGACCGGTCAAGTAGTCCATGAGGTGCTAGTCAATGAGGCATTGGTGACGAAGATGGGATGGAAAGTAGAAGCAGCCATCGGCAAGGACATCAGTCAAGGGCCCCTTGGAGCCGAAACGTGGCGCGGACGAGTGGTCGGGGTCGTCAAAAATTTCCATTTCCAGTCCCCCCAACAGCCGATCGAGCCGATGGTCTTGCAAAACAATGCCTGGCAAGGACCCGAAAAAGTGCTGGTGGGTTTATCCATCAACGCACTAACGGATGGACTTAACCTGGTCGAAAACCAGTGGAAAAGGATCTTGCCGGATCATGCGTTTGAGGTTACGTTTCTGGATGCAACCTTTGCCCAGCAATACCGGCAGGAACAACGACTGGTCACGATCTTTAGCTATTTTAGCCTGCTAACTATTGTTGTAGCCTGCCTAGGTTTATTCGGCTTGTCCTCTTTTGCCACCGCTCAGCGGACTAAGGAAGTAGGGGTTCGTAAAGTAATGGGTGCTCAGTCATATAGCCTAGTTTATCTGCTATCTAGGCAATTTCTCTTGTTGGTTGGCTTGTCCATCCTCCTGGCGAGTCCATTGGCCTGGTTTACGATGAAGCGATGGTTACAGGATTTTGCCTACCATATTTCGATAGGCTGTGGTGAATTTGTGCTGGCTGGTGGTGCAGCCTTTTTAATTGCTAGCTTAACGACGAGCTATCATGCCATACGGCTGGCTCGTACGAATCCAGTACGGGCTTTGCGGTATGAATAG
- a CDS encoding conserved hypothetical protein (PFAM: conserved hypothetical protein~KEGG: tbd:Tbd_1342 hypothetical protein), producing the protein MELVIETGRGDSGFGLVEQARAGLSRHKADEVAQLIGLTDKEMAPILNLSERTLHRLRPEVRLDSNASERLLLLEALIRHGLDVFDERADVLSRWLRVPLAELHRQTPLALLDTLVGFGMVHTVLGRIEHGIYA; encoded by the coding sequence ATGGAGTTAGTTATTGAAACAGGTAGAGGTGATAGCGGCTTTGGTTTGGTCGAGCAGGCTCGTGCTGGTCTTAGTCGTCATAAGGCGGACGAAGTCGCTCAGTTGATTGGACTGACCGATAAAGAGATGGCCCCTATCCTTAATCTCTCTGAGCGTACCCTTCACCGACTACGCCCTGAGGTGCGGCTTGACAGCAATGCCTCTGAGCGGCTCCTGTTGCTGGAAGCCCTGATTCGCCATGGACTGGACGTCTTCGATGAGCGAGCCGATGTGTTGAGCCGCTGGTTAAGAGTGCCCCTGGCCGAGCTCCACCGGCAAACCCCACTGGCTTTGTTAGACACGCTGGTTGGCTTTGGGATGGTCCATACCGTGTTGGGCCGGATTGAACACGGCATTTACGCTTAA
- a CDS encoding RES domain protein (PFAM: RES domain protein~KEGG: bac:BamMC406_5847 RES domain-containing protein), whose translation MSYTVYRLIKERFLSTPLSAEGARLHSGRWHPAGRGILYTSASPELALLEQLVHLPTLSYEDLPRLMLLTLSVPDNRRVLSLEELPVNWRDEASFMDNHRFMANWLANPDVLAMGVPSAVVAESYNYLLHPAHRLFAEVDVISAKPFPIDPRLWRTS comes from the coding sequence ATGAGCTATACCGTTTATCGCTTGATTAAAGAGCGGTTTCTAAGCACACCCTTGTCAGCAGAAGGCGCCCGTTTGCATAGTGGCCGCTGGCATCCCGCTGGTCGGGGCATCCTCTACACCTCAGCCAGTCCCGAGTTGGCCTTGCTCGAACAACTCGTTCACTTGCCAACGCTGTCTTATGAAGACCTACCCCGGCTAATGCTACTAACGCTATCTGTTCCAGATAATCGGCGAGTGCTCAGCCTGGAAGAGCTACCGGTTAACTGGCGCGATGAAGCTAGCTTTATGGACAATCACCGTTTTATGGCTAACTGGCTAGCCAACCCTGATGTGCTGGCAATGGGTGTACCCTCGGCCGTAGTCGCCGAATCCTACAACTACCTCTTACATCCAGCTCATAGGTTGTTTGCTGAAGTTGATGTTATTAGCGCCAAGCCTTTCCCTATTGATCCACGGCTCTGGCGCACCTCGTAA
- a CDS encoding hypothetical protein (KEGG: hch:HCH_03153 hypothetical protein) has protein sequence MGEKHAYRKLFNEGSVMFVLYHEPVEAELSAWAKSVFGVTKLEELHLLPDPVSFNNYVERLYYRVNQLKDKIYEIQEEIENIKVQLLVPLVGEISKYQFPPSIRCHLNGGGTASAFHKDGDAKYKISANSLNLWIPLTRVWGNNSIHIEQSMNSGNFREVILSPGEILLFDAFNLTHGSFPNDTNSSRISLDIRFVPNDITLAQKLGLYANYPIQKYK, from the coding sequence ATGGGCGAAAAACATGCCTACAGAAAGCTATTTAATGAAGGATCGGTAATGTTTGTGCTTTATCATGAGCCAGTAGAAGCAGAACTTTCGGCTTGGGCAAAATCGGTTTTTGGTGTGACTAAACTGGAAGAACTTCATTTGTTACCAGACCCTGTTTCTTTTAATAACTATGTGGAACGGCTGTATTACAGGGTTAACCAATTAAAAGACAAAATCTATGAAATACAGGAAGAAATAGAAAACATTAAAGTGCAGCTGTTAGTACCCCTCGTAGGTGAAATTAGCAAATATCAATTCCCACCAAGTATCCGTTGCCACCTTAATGGTGGAGGCACAGCTTCAGCATTTCATAAAGACGGAGATGCTAAGTATAAAATTTCTGCCAATTCGTTGAATTTATGGATTCCCCTTACTAGGGTTTGGGGAAATAACTCAATCCATATTGAGCAAAGTATGAATTCTGGAAACTTTAGAGAAGTAATATTGTCTCCTGGTGAAATACTTTTATTTGACGCTTTTAATCTTACGCATGGTTCATTTCCGAATGACACAAATTCTTCACGTATAAGCTTGGACATTCGTTTTGTACCTAATGATATCACATTAGCTCAAAAACTTGGTTTATATGCAAACTATCCAATACAAAAATATAAATAA
- a CDS encoding GSCFA domain protein (PFAM: GSCFA domain protein~KEGG: dat:HRM2_41550 hypothetical protein): MKFKKWRPLPNGMNYDGGIFFTPEFDHRIIIDSDDGIFTIGSCFARNIEACLNPSFKVPSYILSDNIPEDIRIIENNPTRNRVLWHRYNVFSILHSIEWSLCPPTGFSRLMKVDNTGFVDPYAGCRDILQQKDAERLVNWADDTFKQIRECRVIIITLGLSEVWEDRETGLVMNCSPLMEMWRTYPERFTKRVVSCFETVEQLENIYALLKRYCPDDFKVIVTVSPIPLANSFRDVDVAVANTASKSILRAAAEEWTSRHQNVHYFPSYEIILNSRQEAVWTEDFRHPNVESIRHVMKVFFNHFIEKRTIQ, encoded by the coding sequence ATGAAATTTAAAAAATGGAGGCCTTTGCCTAATGGAATGAACTATGATGGTGGTATTTTTTTCACTCCTGAATTTGATCATAGGATTATCATTGATTCAGATGATGGCATCTTTACGATCGGTTCCTGTTTCGCCAGAAATATAGAAGCCTGTTTAAATCCTTCATTTAAGGTACCCAGCTATATTCTTTCTGATAATATTCCAGAAGATATTAGGATAATAGAGAACAACCCGACTCGGAACAGGGTACTGTGGCACAGATATAATGTATTCTCTATTCTCCACAGTATTGAATGGAGCCTTTGCCCGCCAACCGGTTTCTCTAGGCTAATGAAAGTTGATAACACTGGTTTCGTAGACCCTTATGCAGGTTGCAGGGATATATTGCAGCAAAAGGATGCAGAACGATTAGTGAATTGGGCAGATGATACTTTCAAACAGATCAGGGAATGCCGTGTTATTATCATAACACTAGGATTATCAGAGGTTTGGGAAGATCGTGAAACAGGACTTGTTATGAATTGCTCACCATTGATGGAAATGTGGAGAACATATCCGGAACGTTTTACAAAACGGGTAGTGAGTTGTTTTGAAACAGTGGAGCAATTAGAAAATATTTATGCGTTGCTGAAGAGATATTGCCCGGATGATTTTAAGGTTATTGTAACCGTTTCCCCAATACCACTTGCTAACAGCTTCAGGGATGTGGATGTAGCAGTAGCCAATACCGCTTCAAAATCTATCCTCAGAGCAGCTGCAGAAGAGTGGACGAGTCGGCATCAAAATGTTCATTACTTTCCTAGCTATGAAATAATACTAAACTCCCGTCAAGAAGCTGTATGGACTGAGGATTTTCGCCATCCTAACGTGGAGTCTATTCGGCATGTAATGAAAGTCTTTTTTAATCACTTTATTGAGAAACGAACTATTCAGTGA